One window of the Oncorhynchus keta strain PuntledgeMale-10-30-2019 chromosome 31, Oket_V2, whole genome shotgun sequence genome contains the following:
- the LOC118364105 gene encoding glial fibrillary acidic protein-like isoform X1: MSRSPERISSYRRHFEDISSSSSYQVRVSSPSPTLRVNRHQSANYSPSAGASRMQAQTMGRRTVSTSRNARMAGGNVGTMACVGYGNGAPVDLDASAAENKEFLSTRSGERQEMVVLNDRLAVYIEKVRSLEQQNKLLEMEIDGIQNRFVKPSGLRKLYEDQLRDLKRIADQMRRQRDQALAGKEAMAGQLEITKVKYEEAVELRRRVEMEIEAFRPDVDRATSQRIALEKQLEQLEVEIEFLQRVHKEEIEELLKMIYAAHSSAQSAYDLPDLSGALKQIQAQYDEIAAKNLQEMDSWYKSKFEDLNNKTTKHVDMVRSVREEVSGAKKDILNKERGLEALKTKNEALEAQVREAQEKYKKELEDLQARIEALKEELKSTKSKIALHLREYQDLLNMKMALEIEITTYRKLIEGEDLRLTTMVGTMSIMSSSSGSMSTGMSVGMARGIGPGGSDGGMGGAGGLGGGMGAGGMGAGSHGPGGRVGAGIMGGGGMGAGGIGAKGVGAGGVGARGLGAGSTGAGGMGGGMDGGGIGAIGNGAKGMGAGAMGPGGNGGGMGNGAGEYGYGASMEYSHEDQAVEMTERRTVLIRTVKSEDETLESDTTEQTYIISGAADDSDEE; encoded by the exons ATGAGTCGCAGCCCTGAGAGGATTTCATCCTACCGACGCCACTTTGAGGACATCAGCAGCTCATCCTCCTACCAGGTTAGGGTGTCCAGCCCATCCCCAACCCTGAGAGTTAACCGCCACCAGTCAGCCAACTACTCGCCCAGTGCCGGAGCCAGCAGAATGCAGGCCCAGACCATGGGCAGAAGGACCGTCTCCACCTCACGTAACGCCCGCATGGCTGG CGGGAATGTGGGAACCATGGCATGTGTGGGCTATGGCAACGGGGCCCCGGTGGACCTGGACGCATCTGCTGCCGAGAACAAAGAATTCCTCAGCACGCGCAGTGGTGAGCGGCAGGAGATGGTCGTATTGAACGACAGACTTGCTGTTTACATTGAGAAG GTTCGGTCCCTGGAGCAGCAGAACAAGCTGTTGGAGATGGAGATTGACGGCATCCAGAACCGGTTCGTGAAGCCGTCGGGCCTGCGCAAACTCTATGAGGATCAGCTGAGAGATCTGAAGAGGATTGCAGATCAGATGAGAAGGCAGCGG GACCAAGCTTTAGCCGGTAAAGAGGCCATGGCAGGTCAACTGGAGATAACCAAAGTCAAATACGAGGAGGCAGTTGAGCTGAGAAGGCGGGTCGAGATGGAGATAGAAGCATTCCGTCCG GATGTGGACAGAGCCACCTCTCAGCGCATCGCCCTGGAGAAACAGCTCGAGCAGTTGGAGGTGGAGATTGAATTCCTTCAGAGGGTGCACAAAGAG GAAATTGAAGAGCTACTGAAAATGATATATGCTGCCCATTCCTCAGCCCAGAGCGCTTATGACCTCCCCGACCTCTCAGGCGCTCTCAAACAAATCCAAGCTCAGTATGACGAAATTGCGGCAAAAAATCTACAG GAAATGGATTCCTGGTATAAAAGTAAATTTGAAGACCTGAACAACAAGACGACAAAACATGTGGATATGGTTCGAAGTGTCAGGGAAGAAGTTTCTGGCGCCAAGAAGGAT ATCCTAAACAAAGAGCGTGGCCTGGAAGCTCTGAAGACCAAGAATGAGGCTCTGGAGGCACAAGTTCGTGAAGCACAGGAAAAGTACAAGAAAGAGCTGGAGGATCTTCAG GCAAGAATTGAGGCCCTGAAGGAGGAGCTGAAATCCACCAAGTCGAAAATCGCTCTGCACCTGCGTGAATACCAGGACCTTCTGAACATGAAGATGGCTCTGGAGATTGAGATCACAACTTACAG GAAGCTGATTGAGGGTGAGGACTTGCGACTCACAACCATGGTTGGGACCATGTCCATAATGAGTAGCAGCTCAGGCTCCATGAGCACTGGGATGAGTGTGGGCATGGCTAGAGGCATTGGACCTGGAGGCAGTGATGGAGGAATGGGTGGAGCTGGAGGCTTAGGTGGAGGGATGGGTGCAGGAGGCATGGGTGCAGGAAGCCATGGCCCTGGAGGCAGGGTTGGAGCTGGAATCATGGGTGGTGGAGGAATGGGAGCTGGAGGAATTGGAGCCAAAGGCGTGGGTGCTGGAGGCGTGGGTGCTAGAGGCCTAGGAGCTGGAAGCACAGGTGCTGGAGGAATGGGTGGAGGCATGGATGGTGGAGGAATTGGTGCTATAGGCAATGGTGCTAAAGGCATGGGTGCTGGAGCCATGGGTCCTGGAGGCAATGGAGGAGGCATGGGAAATGGTGCAGGTGAATATGGGTACGGCGCCTCCATGGAGTACTCCCACGAGGACCAGGCAGTGGAGATGACGGAGAGGAGGACGGTGCTCATCAG AACAGTTAAATCAGAGGATGAGACACTGGAAAGCGACACAACGGAGCAAACCTACATAATCTCTGGCGCTGCCGATGACTCGGACGAGGAATAG
- the LOC118364105 gene encoding glial fibrillary acidic protein-like isoform X2 has product MSRSPERISSYRRHFEDISSSSSYQVRVSSPSPTLRVNRHQSANYSPSAGASRMQAQTMGRRTVSTSRNARMAGGNVGTMACVGYGNGAPVDLDASAAENKEFLSTRSGERQEMVVLNDRLAVYIEKVRSLEQQNKLLEMEIDGIQNRFVKPSGLRKLYEDQLRDLKRIADQMRRQRDQALAGKEAMAGQLEITKVKYEEAVELRRRVEMEIEAFRPDVDRATSQRIALEKQLEQLEVEIEFLQRVHKEEIEELLKMIYAAHSSAQSAYDLPDLSGALKQIQAQYDEIAAKNLQEMDSWYKSKFEDLNNKTTKHVDMVRSVREEVSGAKKDILNKERGLEALKTKNEALEAQVREAQEKYKKELEDLQARIEALKEELKSTKSKIALHLREYQDLLNMKMALEIEITTYRKLIEGEDLRLTTMVGTMSIMSSSSGSMSTGMSVGMARGIGPGGSDGGMGGAGGLGGGMGAGGMGAGSHGPGGRVGAGIMGGGGMGAGGIGAKGVGAGGVGARGLGAGSTGAGGMGGGMDGGGIGAIGNGAKGMGAGAMGPGGNGGGMGNGAGEYGYGASMEYSHEDQAVEMTERRTVLIS; this is encoded by the exons ATGAGTCGCAGCCCTGAGAGGATTTCATCCTACCGACGCCACTTTGAGGACATCAGCAGCTCATCCTCCTACCAGGTTAGGGTGTCCAGCCCATCCCCAACCCTGAGAGTTAACCGCCACCAGTCAGCCAACTACTCGCCCAGTGCCGGAGCCAGCAGAATGCAGGCCCAGACCATGGGCAGAAGGACCGTCTCCACCTCACGTAACGCCCGCATGGCTGG CGGGAATGTGGGAACCATGGCATGTGTGGGCTATGGCAACGGGGCCCCGGTGGACCTGGACGCATCTGCTGCCGAGAACAAAGAATTCCTCAGCACGCGCAGTGGTGAGCGGCAGGAGATGGTCGTATTGAACGACAGACTTGCTGTTTACATTGAGAAG GTTCGGTCCCTGGAGCAGCAGAACAAGCTGTTGGAGATGGAGATTGACGGCATCCAGAACCGGTTCGTGAAGCCGTCGGGCCTGCGCAAACTCTATGAGGATCAGCTGAGAGATCTGAAGAGGATTGCAGATCAGATGAGAAGGCAGCGG GACCAAGCTTTAGCCGGTAAAGAGGCCATGGCAGGTCAACTGGAGATAACCAAAGTCAAATACGAGGAGGCAGTTGAGCTGAGAAGGCGGGTCGAGATGGAGATAGAAGCATTCCGTCCG GATGTGGACAGAGCCACCTCTCAGCGCATCGCCCTGGAGAAACAGCTCGAGCAGTTGGAGGTGGAGATTGAATTCCTTCAGAGGGTGCACAAAGAG GAAATTGAAGAGCTACTGAAAATGATATATGCTGCCCATTCCTCAGCCCAGAGCGCTTATGACCTCCCCGACCTCTCAGGCGCTCTCAAACAAATCCAAGCTCAGTATGACGAAATTGCGGCAAAAAATCTACAG GAAATGGATTCCTGGTATAAAAGTAAATTTGAAGACCTGAACAACAAGACGACAAAACATGTGGATATGGTTCGAAGTGTCAGGGAAGAAGTTTCTGGCGCCAAGAAGGAT ATCCTAAACAAAGAGCGTGGCCTGGAAGCTCTGAAGACCAAGAATGAGGCTCTGGAGGCACAAGTTCGTGAAGCACAGGAAAAGTACAAGAAAGAGCTGGAGGATCTTCAG GCAAGAATTGAGGCCCTGAAGGAGGAGCTGAAATCCACCAAGTCGAAAATCGCTCTGCACCTGCGTGAATACCAGGACCTTCTGAACATGAAGATGGCTCTGGAGATTGAGATCACAACTTACAG GAAGCTGATTGAGGGTGAGGACTTGCGACTCACAACCATGGTTGGGACCATGTCCATAATGAGTAGCAGCTCAGGCTCCATGAGCACTGGGATGAGTGTGGGCATGGCTAGAGGCATTGGACCTGGAGGCAGTGATGGAGGAATGGGTGGAGCTGGAGGCTTAGGTGGAGGGATGGGTGCAGGAGGCATGGGTGCAGGAAGCCATGGCCCTGGAGGCAGGGTTGGAGCTGGAATCATGGGTGGTGGAGGAATGGGAGCTGGAGGAATTGGAGCCAAAGGCGTGGGTGCTGGAGGCGTGGGTGCTAGAGGCCTAGGAGCTGGAAGCACAGGTGCTGGAGGAATGGGTGGAGGCATGGATGGTGGAGGAATTGGTGCTATAGGCAATGGTGCTAAAGGCATGGGTGCTGGAGCCATGGGTCCTGGAGGCAATGGAGGAGGCATGGGAAATGGTGCAGGTGAATATGGGTACGGCGCCTCCATGGAGTACTCCCACGAGGACCAGGCAGTGGAGATGACGGAGAGGAGGACGGTGCTCATCAG TTAA